A DNA window from Halomonas zincidurans B6 contains the following coding sequences:
- a CDS encoding YfjI family protein has translation MESSDSRADEAVQVPFANTRPDHWPEYREHSLFWSAVLEAESALQVPREMAMMSALGAMSVACQGWIDVQYPTGNCVQTPLMLLTLAESGERKTTVQNRFFAAITTLNRKAAEVADERLDHYMDEQALWKQEVRAWEGTYRKAIKNGDDATSQKAKETLQQLRKKQPAFPQRPRLLYDDTTPQALVQLLNDYSPHGCLLTSEANSVFSGRALQELDKLNTLWDGGDVIVDRMTRPSFILSGARLTMALMTQPSVINRFLSKRGEEARGMGFLARFLVVKPEEKAGTRQTRPLGPLPHLDEFNRRVEALLTDSTTDTPHPDDRTKNKKVVQFSAMASSQWEKYHQGIEDAMQENQPYFYYKDHASKLMENITRMAAILHHFEGGDDEISYDTLKFCYEFVLKCSQHFQRYLAGEPQVVSDANELAKTLLEWADKGNQQPYLSSPELPSHLARGRQWTFTMTNLKQYGPYRLRGRENDQRLREAVKLLQKMGHVKMDRHKQYTMRENIFAGPDQPALRNGVEYRVEALPFFDEQQYYQDPHARGVVNASGYYLIKPE, from the coding sequence ATGGAGAGTAGTGACAGCAGGGCGGACGAGGCTGTTCAGGTTCCCTTCGCCAACACCCGGCCCGATCACTGGCCCGAGTATCGTGAACACAGCCTATTCTGGTCAGCGGTGCTAGAAGCAGAGTCGGCCCTTCAAGTGCCCAGGGAAATGGCCATGATGTCGGCCTTGGGTGCCATGTCTGTCGCCTGCCAAGGCTGGATCGATGTGCAGTACCCGACAGGGAATTGCGTTCAGACCCCGCTGATGCTCCTGACGCTAGCAGAGTCCGGAGAGCGCAAAACAACGGTGCAAAATCGTTTTTTCGCGGCTATCACCACCCTCAACCGGAAGGCGGCCGAGGTCGCGGATGAGCGCCTCGACCATTACATGGATGAGCAGGCTCTCTGGAAGCAAGAGGTACGCGCCTGGGAAGGGACCTACCGAAAAGCCATCAAGAACGGTGATGACGCTACAAGCCAGAAAGCCAAGGAGACGTTACAGCAGCTGAGAAAGAAACAGCCCGCTTTCCCTCAGCGCCCACGATTACTCTACGATGACACAACGCCTCAAGCACTCGTGCAGTTATTGAATGACTATTCTCCCCATGGCTGCCTGTTGACTAGCGAAGCCAACAGCGTTTTTAGCGGGCGCGCACTCCAGGAACTCGATAAGCTGAACACGCTATGGGATGGCGGGGACGTGATCGTGGATCGCATGACACGTCCAAGCTTTATCCTTTCCGGTGCACGTCTCACCATGGCGTTAATGACACAACCGAGCGTGATTAACCGCTTCCTCTCCAAGCGCGGCGAGGAAGCCCGAGGAATGGGGTTTCTCGCTCGTTTTCTGGTCGTCAAACCAGAAGAAAAGGCAGGGACTCGCCAAACACGCCCACTCGGCCCCCTTCCTCATCTTGATGAATTCAATCGCCGTGTCGAAGCGCTTCTAACCGATTCCACGACAGACACCCCGCATCCGGACGACAGGACAAAAAATAAAAAGGTCGTGCAATTCTCGGCGATGGCTAGCAGCCAATGGGAAAAATACCATCAAGGCATTGAAGATGCCATGCAGGAAAATCAGCCCTACTTTTATTATAAAGACCACGCATCCAAACTGATGGAAAACATCACCCGCATGGCGGCTATCCTGCACCACTTCGAGGGGGGTGATGACGAAATTTCTTATGACACCTTGAAGTTCTGCTACGAGTTTGTTCTAAAATGTTCGCAACATTTCCAACGTTATCTTGCCGGAGAGCCGCAAGTCGTCTCCGATGCCAACGAGCTGGCAAAGACGCTGCTCGAATGGGCTGATAAAGGCAACCAACAACCCTATTTATCCTCGCCCGAACTCCCTTCGCATCTCGCTCGTGGTAGGCAGTGGACATTCACCATGACGAACTTAAAGCAATACGGTCCCTACCGTTTGCGTGGCAGAGAAAATGACCAACGCCTACGTGAAGCCGTGAAACTGCTCCAAAAGATGGGTCATGTCAAAATGGATAGACACAAGCAATACACGATGCGTGAAAATATTTTCGCCGGCCCCGACCAGCCTGCCTTACGCAACGGCGTAGAGTACCGTGTCGAAGCCTTACCGTTCTTTGATGAACAACAGTATTACCAAGATCCACACGCGAGAGGGGTAGTCAATGCTAGTGGCTATTATTTGATCAAGCCTGAGTAA
- the istA gene encoding IS21 family transposase codes for MIHKIKALHDDGQGLSIRAIGQELGLSRNTVRKYLRQDEAAIEAAQSNREREKKLDVHRDYIVYLLRTFPRLSSVKVARKLRDKVGELAVSERTLRRYVQQVKSTVASRQRRYYEPVLDMVPGVQCQVDPGELREVMIGSEPRTLFFVVFVLAYSRLSYIGVSLAPLDTPTFIRLHDEAFRYFGGLPEECVYDQTKMVVISEQFRELAVNQRFHEYATTAGFRIHACCGYDPESKGKVEAGVKYAKQDAFYAETFRDEADLRRHVQQWLDEVANVRTHGTTGQQPRAHFEAAERAHLGPYLTPACVARGVDDLAPRKVDKTGLIAWKANKYSVPMAYQQGRVGAREEDDRLAIHDLESGDEIATHSLHLGTGRTRRNANHYRDHRQQEADLEQAIERCLGESLGRQLCARLRESMPRHYRDQLRGARKLLEGEPELDRVLIGDWVTRERLTAGGLKERLAAARLAKARGRDCDADAPADPVTPPPDLSQYARLGRSSGQQEVTHGAT; via the coding sequence ATGATTCACAAGATCAAAGCGTTACATGATGACGGACAGGGCCTGTCGATCCGCGCCATCGGCCAGGAGCTGGGCCTCTCCCGCAACACCGTGCGCAAGTACCTGCGCCAGGACGAGGCCGCCATCGAGGCGGCGCAGTCGAACCGGGAACGCGAGAAGAAGCTCGACGTCCACCGCGATTACATCGTCTACCTGCTGCGCACCTTCCCTCGGCTGAGCAGCGTCAAGGTCGCCCGCAAGCTGCGCGATAAGGTCGGGGAGCTGGCGGTTTCCGAACGCACCCTGCGCCGTTACGTGCAGCAGGTGAAGAGCACCGTCGCCAGCCGGCAGCGGCGCTACTACGAGCCGGTGCTCGACATGGTGCCCGGTGTGCAGTGCCAGGTGGATCCGGGCGAGCTGCGCGAGGTGATGATCGGCAGCGAGCCGCGCACGCTGTTTTTCGTGGTGTTCGTGCTCGCCTACTCGCGCCTGTCCTACATCGGCGTCAGCCTGGCGCCGCTCGATACCCCCACTTTCATCCGCCTGCACGACGAGGCCTTCCGCTACTTCGGTGGCCTACCCGAGGAGTGCGTTTACGACCAGACCAAGATGGTGGTGATCAGCGAGCAGTTTCGCGAATTGGCGGTCAACCAGCGCTTTCATGAGTACGCCACTACCGCTGGCTTCCGGATCCATGCCTGCTGTGGCTACGACCCGGAGAGCAAGGGCAAGGTCGAGGCCGGGGTGAAGTACGCCAAGCAGGACGCTTTCTACGCCGAGACCTTCCGCGACGAGGCCGACCTGCGCCGCCATGTGCAGCAGTGGCTCGATGAGGTCGCCAACGTGCGCACCCACGGCACCACCGGCCAGCAGCCGAGGGCCCACTTCGAGGCCGCGGAGCGGGCGCATCTTGGACCCTACCTGACGCCGGCCTGTGTGGCGCGAGGCGTCGACGACCTGGCCCCGCGTAAGGTCGACAAGACCGGGCTGATCGCCTGGAAGGCCAACAAGTACTCGGTGCCCATGGCCTACCAGCAGGGGCGTGTCGGCGCCCGGGAAGAGGACGACCGCCTGGCGATTCACGACCTGGAGAGCGGTGACGAGATTGCCACCCATTCGCTGCACCTGGGCACGGGTCGTACGCGGCGCAACGCGAACCACTACCGCGATCACCGCCAGCAGGAGGCGGACCTGGAGCAGGCCATCGAGCGGTGCCTCGGCGAGTCCCTGGGGCGGCAGCTCTGTGCGCGCCTGCGCGAGAGCATGCCGCGCCACTATAGAGACCAGCTGCGGGGCGCCAGGAAGCTGCTGGAAGGCGAGCCCGAGCTGGACCGGGTACTGATCGGCGACTGGGTCACCCGCGAGCGTCTCACCGCCGGCGGGCTCAAGGAGCGCCTGGCGGCGGCCCGGCTGGCCAAGGCACGCGGGCGGGATTGCGACGCCGATGCCCCGGCGGACCCCGTCACGCCGCCCCCGGACCTGAGCCAGTACGCCCGACTTGGCCGCTCCAGCGGCCAGCAGGAGGTGACCCATGGGGCAACTTGA
- the istB gene encoding IS21-like element helper ATPase IstB, whose product MGQLELTAGRYRSLRLGAIAGDLTVLLAQAEANEVSYLAFADMLVEHERQIREAKRIDLYRRQAGFPSDKRLEGFDYRHQTTITKRQVSALLDFAFLDNRENLVFIGPPGVGKTHLAIGIGQKAIEAGYRVLFRNALDLVEELELAEMKGALKKTLHKLAKVDALVIDELGYLPMSRQARYALFQLINRFYEHHSLIITTNKDFTSWGEFFHDDNVAVPIVDRIIHHSHLYLLGGESYRLKQKTLS is encoded by the coding sequence ATGGGGCAACTTGAGTTGACCGCCGGGCGCTACCGCAGCCTGCGCCTCGGCGCCATCGCCGGGGATCTCACCGTCCTGCTGGCCCAGGCCGAGGCCAACGAGGTCTCCTACCTGGCTTTCGCCGACATGCTGGTGGAGCACGAACGCCAGATCCGCGAGGCCAAGCGGATCGACCTCTACCGGCGCCAGGCCGGCTTCCCCAGCGACAAGCGGCTGGAGGGGTTCGACTACCGGCACCAGACCACCATCACCAAGCGCCAGGTCAGCGCGCTGCTCGACTTCGCCTTCCTCGACAACCGCGAGAACCTGGTGTTCATCGGCCCGCCGGGCGTGGGCAAGACCCACTTGGCCATCGGCATCGGTCAGAAGGCCATCGAGGCCGGTTACCGGGTGCTGTTCCGCAACGCCCTGGACCTGGTCGAGGAGTTGGAACTCGCCGAGATGAAAGGCGCGCTGAAGAAGACGCTCCACAAGCTTGCCAAGGTCGACGCCCTGGTCATTGACGAGCTGGGGTATTTACCGATGAGCCGGCAGGCGCGCTACGCCCTGTTCCAGCTGATCAACCGGTTCTACGAGCACCACTCGCTGATCATCACCACCAACAAGGACTTTACCAGCTGGGGAGAGTTCTTCCACGACGACAACGTGGCGGTGCCGATCGTCGACCGGATCATCCACCACTCGCACCTCTACCTGCTCGGCGGGGAGAGCTATCGGCTGAAGCAGAAGACGCTCAGCTGA